The following are encoded together in the Aciduricibacillus chroicocephali genome:
- a CDS encoding sulfite oxidase — translation MERNQNGSMYLKTLGLDPENQEAPIAFVESEKRMDGLFYRRNHFPYPEVDSDLLDIGGLTERNLRLTVAELKELPARTVTVVLKCAGNKRSLFSKKTFGEQWGKGALSLGTWTGVPLRSLLEKAGLKDGVQEIVFNGHDEGMQPGFDKTECYGRSLPLEKAIHPDTIVAYAYNGERIPECHGAPLRLIVPGWYAMASVKWLRTIQASADHFEGPFQTDDYVYYPHEDSDEDAEPVRQLRVNSTIQQPLDMAKAEKGEQIVKGIAWTGIGHIEKVEVSVDSGCTWEAAELEDGETEGVDYGWVPWSFKWHAEKAGIYKIFSRAKDSEGRVQPGEACWNRKGYGYNAIDRVKLKVLK, via the coding sequence ATGGAAAGGAACCAGAATGGAAGTATGTATTTGAAGACACTTGGGCTGGATCCAGAAAATCAGGAGGCTCCGATTGCATTTGTTGAGAGTGAGAAGCGGATGGACGGTCTATTTTACCGAAGGAATCACTTCCCCTATCCAGAGGTGGACAGTGACTTATTGGATATCGGCGGACTGACGGAGAGGAACTTAAGATTAACGGTTGCGGAATTGAAGGAACTGCCGGCTAGGACTGTAACTGTAGTGCTCAAATGTGCTGGCAACAAGCGTTCACTATTCAGTAAGAAGACATTTGGTGAACAGTGGGGCAAGGGAGCTCTCAGTCTCGGAACGTGGACAGGTGTACCGCTCCGCTCTCTATTGGAAAAGGCAGGACTAAAAGATGGCGTACAAGAGATTGTCTTCAATGGGCATGATGAAGGAATGCAGCCAGGATTCGATAAGACGGAATGTTATGGTCGCAGTCTGCCTCTTGAGAAGGCTATACATCCGGATACGATTGTCGCATACGCATACAATGGCGAACGTATTCCCGAATGCCACGGCGCACCACTTCGCCTTATTGTGCCTGGCTGGTATGCGATGGCTTCTGTCAAATGGCTGAGAACGATTCAAGCTTCAGCTGATCACTTTGAAGGACCTTTCCAGACGGATGATTATGTCTATTACCCTCATGAGGACAGTGATGAAGATGCTGAGCCGGTTCGTCAGCTTCGGGTCAACTCCACGATCCAGCAACCGCTTGATATGGCTAAAGCCGAGAAAGGTGAACAGATTGTAAAAGGAATCGCCTGGACAGGGATAGGTCATATCGAAAAAGTTGAAGTGAGCGTAGACAGCGGCTGTACATGGGAGGCTGCCGAATTGGAGGATGGAGAAACTGAAGGTGTAGACTATGGCTGGGTACCTTGGTCGTTTAAATGGCATGCTGAGAAAGCGGGAATTTACAAAATTTTCTCGCGTGCAAAAGACTCGGAAGGTCGCGTCCAGCCTGGAGAAGCTTGCTGGAACCGAAAAGGGTATGGCTATAATGCAATTGACAGAGTAAAGTTAAAAGTTTTAAAATAG
- a CDS encoding coenzyme F420-0:L-glutamate ligase: MERLVGTVVRGLRAPIINNGDDIEQIVVDSVLNASKSEGFEIGDKDIVTITESIVARAQGNYATIDDIATDVHAKYGDETVGVIFPILSRNRFAICLRGIAKGVAKGSKKIVLMLSFPSDEVGNHLVDIDELDVRGVNPWTDVLTEAQFREHFGYKKHTFTGIDYIDYYKSLCEEYGVECEVIFSNNAKTILDYTKNVLACDIHTRKRTQRILKENGGEKIYALDSILNESVNGSGYNPEYGLLGSNKSTEESIKLFPHNSQPIVDNIQKQLRDKTGKNVEVMIYGDGAFKDPVGKIWELADPVVSPAYTAGLDGTPNEIKLKYLADNNFADLRGEELQKAISEFIENKEEDLVGAMEAQGTTPRKLTDLIGSLSDLTSGSGDKGTPIIFIQGYFDNYTK; this comes from the coding sequence GTGGAAAGATTAGTTGGTACGGTTGTTAGAGGTCTGCGTGCACCAATCATTAATAATGGTGATGACATTGAGCAGATCGTCGTTGATAGTGTACTAAACGCTTCGAAATCTGAAGGCTTCGAGATTGGCGATAAAGATATTGTTACTATTACTGAGTCCATCGTTGCCCGTGCACAGGGTAACTATGCGACAATTGATGATATTGCAACAGATGTACATGCGAAATATGGTGATGAGACTGTAGGCGTCATCTTCCCAATTCTTAGCCGCAACCGCTTTGCAATCTGCCTTCGCGGTATTGCAAAAGGTGTAGCAAAAGGATCAAAGAAAATCGTCCTTATGCTCAGCTTCCCATCCGATGAAGTGGGTAACCACCTCGTTGATATTGATGAGCTTGACGTCCGTGGCGTAAATCCTTGGACAGATGTTCTGACTGAAGCTCAGTTCCGCGAACATTTCGGTTACAAAAAGCATACTTTCACGGGCATTGACTATATTGATTATTATAAATCACTTTGCGAAGAATATGGTGTTGAGTGCGAAGTTATCTTCTCCAACAACGCGAAGACAATCCTTGACTACACGAAGAATGTCCTTGCTTGTGACATCCATACTCGCAAGCGCACGCAGCGTATCTTGAAAGAAAACGGCGGCGAGAAGATCTATGCGCTTGATAGCATCTTGAACGAATCCGTAAACGGCAGTGGTTACAATCCGGAATACGGCTTGCTTGGTTCCAACAAGTCAACTGAGGAAAGCATTAAGCTCTTCCCTCACAACTCCCAGCCAATCGTTGATAACATCCAGAAACAGCTTCGTGACAAAACTGGCAAAAATGTTGAAGTCATGATCTACGGTGATGGCGCGTTCAAAGATCCAGTGGGTAAAATTTGGGAGCTTGCGGATCCAGTCGTTTCTCCTGCATACACTGCAGGCCTTGACGGTACACCGAACGAAATCAAGCTGAAGTATCTAGCTGACAATAACTTCGCTGACTTGCGCGGTGAAGAATTGCAAAAAGCAATCTCTGAGTTCATTGAGAACAAAGAAGAAGACCTCGTTGGCGCGATGGAAGCTCAAGGTACTACACCGCGTAAACTGACAGACCTAATCGGTTCCCTTTCCGACCTAACATCCGGAAGTGGAGACAAAGGTACACCGATCATCTTCATCCAAGGTTACTTTGATAACTATACGAAGTAA
- a CDS encoding hemolysin family protein: MDILILVNLLLIALLIVLTAFFVASEFAVIKVRVSRIDQLIDEGNKSAVAAKKVVTNLDYYLSACQLGITVTALGLGTLGEPTVEKLFHPLFDYFGIPSSMSVVASYALSLLLMTFLHVVLGELAPKTLAIQYAERLTLLLSPPLYMFGKLLSPFIWLMNGSSRLILRVFGVKLTNHEQAHSEEELKIIMTQSYQSGEINQTELDYMRNIFLFDERVARDIMVPRVQMVILNEDMNKEEILRVIDTHHYTRYPVTGDGNKDHILGVVNTKEMTTKYALGESPNLKDYIHEIPFIHESTSLQDVLLKMKKEQIHMALVIDEFGGTAGIITMEDILEEIVGEIRDEFDSDEIPDILPLENGEYLINGRVLLAEIENEFGIHFANDYSMDTIGGWMQVQLLELENQQLPIDCGDYELRVKKKDKHQILQISLQLRNKLEEKSS; the protein is encoded by the coding sequence TTGGACATATTAATTCTAGTGAATTTGTTGTTAATCGCGCTTTTGATTGTGCTGACAGCCTTTTTTGTTGCTTCAGAGTTCGCTGTTATAAAGGTGCGTGTATCGCGGATAGACCAGTTGATTGATGAAGGAAATAAAAGTGCTGTTGCTGCTAAAAAAGTTGTGACGAACTTGGATTATTATTTGTCTGCCTGCCAGCTTGGCATAACCGTAACTGCTTTAGGATTAGGTACACTAGGTGAACCGACTGTAGAGAAACTGTTTCACCCGCTTTTTGATTACTTTGGAATACCAAGTTCAATGTCTGTAGTTGCTTCCTATGCGTTATCGCTCTTACTCATGACTTTTCTTCATGTAGTATTAGGGGAGTTGGCACCGAAGACATTGGCTATCCAGTATGCAGAGCGTCTAACTTTATTGTTGAGCCCGCCTCTCTATATGTTCGGTAAGCTATTATCACCGTTTATCTGGTTAATGAACGGCTCATCACGTTTAATTCTCCGTGTTTTCGGCGTTAAATTAACCAACCATGAACAGGCACATTCCGAGGAAGAATTGAAGATTATTATGACCCAAAGCTATCAGAGTGGGGAGATTAATCAGACAGAGCTGGATTACATGAGAAATATTTTCCTGTTTGATGAGCGTGTGGCCAGGGATATAATGGTTCCGCGTGTTCAAATGGTAATCCTGAATGAAGATATGAATAAGGAAGAAATTTTAAGAGTGATTGATACTCATCACTATACAAGATATCCTGTAACCGGAGATGGAAATAAGGATCATATACTGGGTGTTGTAAATACAAAAGAAATGACGACAAAATATGCACTGGGTGAGTCGCCGAATTTAAAAGATTATATTCATGAAATCCCTTTTATTCACGAATCGACATCTTTACAAGACGTTTTATTGAAAATGAAAAAAGAACAAATTCATATGGCATTGGTGATAGATGAATTTGGTGGTACAGCTGGTATTATTACGATGGAAGATATATTGGAAGAAATCGTCGGTGAAATACGAGACGAATTCGATAGTGATGAAATCCCTGATATCTTGCCCTTGGAAAATGGCGAATATCTAATCAATGGACGCGTTCTACTGGCCGAAATAGAGAATGAATTTGGTATTCATTTCGCTAATGACTATAGCATGGATACAATTGGCGGCTGGATGCAAGTTCAATTGTTAGAGCTTGAAAATCAACAATTGCCGATTGACTGTGGAGATTATGAGTTGAGGGTCAAAAAGAAAGATAAACACCAGATATTGCAGATTTCATTGCAATTACGAAATAAATTAGAGGAGAAAAGCAGCTGA
- a CDS encoding LysR family transcriptional regulator: protein MSVKLDLYKVFSIVGKNESFSKAAKELYMTQPAVSQAISQLERELDTRLFNRTPRGVTLTDAGRILFEYVNSAISLIDGAEEKLLEFKNLTAGELKIGVGDTISRYYLLPFLESFHGKYPNIRFRIINGTTKELCAILKTGQVDIAICNFPIEDSALTLRPCIEIEDIFVCGEKYKTLLKRPLTFEQLKKLPLIFLEETANSRVYVEEYILSQGIQITPEFELGSYDLLLEFARINLGIACVIREFSADYLDRGIVHEIKLEQPIPKRSIGVCHLKNVPLSPAATRFVGLMGKGD, encoded by the coding sequence ATGTCTGTAAAGTTGGACTTGTACAAAGTGTTCAGCATTGTCGGCAAGAATGAAAGCTTCTCAAAAGCAGCAAAGGAACTCTACATGACACAGCCAGCGGTCAGCCAGGCAATATCGCAATTGGAGCGCGAACTTGATACGCGGCTTTTCAACCGCACCCCTCGTGGCGTAACACTTACAGATGCAGGCCGGATCCTGTTTGAATACGTTAACTCTGCCATCAGCCTCATTGATGGGGCAGAGGAGAAACTTCTTGAGTTCAAAAATCTAACAGCCGGTGAATTGAAAATCGGGGTCGGCGATACCATTTCGCGATATTATCTTCTACCCTTTTTAGAAAGTTTTCATGGCAAATATCCAAATATCCGTTTCCGAATTATTAATGGAACGACAAAAGAATTGTGTGCGATTTTGAAAACAGGTCAGGTCGATATCGCCATATGTAATTTTCCGATTGAAGACTCAGCCCTTACACTGCGTCCTTGTATCGAAATTGAGGATATTTTCGTTTGTGGGGAGAAATATAAAACATTGTTGAAGCGGCCGCTCACTTTTGAACAGTTGAAAAAACTGCCGCTTATTTTTCTGGAAGAGACTGCGAATTCTCGCGTCTATGTTGAAGAATACATATTGTCTCAAGGTATACAGATTACGCCGGAATTTGAACTCGGCTCATACGACTTACTACTTGAATTTGCTCGAATCAACTTAGGGATTGCATGTGTCATCCGAGAATTCTCAGCGGACTATCTGGATCGTGGCATCGTGCACGAAATTAAGCTAGAACAACCAATTCCAAAAAGAAGTATCGGTGTCTGCCATTTGAAGAACGTGCCGCTCTCACCAGCAGCAACCCGTTTCGTCGGACTGATGGGAAAAGGAGACTAG
- a CDS encoding LLM class flavin-dependent oxidoreductase: MSDLKLSVLDLATIYNGNSVTETLRMSTKLAQLADRLGYTRYWFAEHHNSKHQASSAPEVLIAHTAALTERIRVGSGGVMIPNHSALKVAENFSLLEGLHPGRIDLGIGRAPGTDGRTAIALRRSREGASTSEVSRQLDDLISYFTREFPEKHPFRNIIPSPDPSLVPELFMLGSSDGGMKIASQLGWGYAFAAQINPQWAVQILRGYRNNFRPSRFRSEPYSIMSIIVICADTDEEAEYLAGPARLQWARWNSGQFQYAPPTLEEAANHVFSVEERIADEHGKERFVIGKPETVKARLQELAEKAFLDEIMILNMIPDEQARHRSLELLAKEFGL, translated from the coding sequence ATGTCCGATTTGAAACTCTCGGTTCTCGACTTGGCAACAATATATAATGGCAACTCTGTAACCGAGACCTTGCGTATGTCGACGAAGCTTGCTCAGCTCGCTGACCGTCTTGGCTATACACGCTATTGGTTCGCGGAACATCATAACTCAAAGCACCAGGCAAGCTCGGCTCCCGAAGTGCTCATCGCCCATACGGCAGCACTGACGGAACGAATTCGAGTTGGGTCTGGAGGGGTCATGATACCGAATCATAGTGCACTCAAGGTTGCGGAGAATTTTTCTCTTCTCGAAGGCTTGCATCCTGGACGCATTGACCTCGGAATTGGCCGTGCTCCGGGTACAGATGGACGTACAGCAATTGCGTTAAGGCGTTCGCGGGAAGGTGCGAGTACGAGTGAGGTATCGCGGCAATTGGATGATCTGATTTCCTATTTCACACGTGAATTCCCGGAAAAACATCCGTTTCGCAATATTATCCCGTCTCCGGATCCCTCTCTTGTTCCGGAGCTGTTCATGCTTGGCTCAAGTGATGGTGGGATGAAAATTGCCTCTCAACTCGGGTGGGGCTATGCATTCGCAGCCCAAATCAATCCGCAGTGGGCGGTTCAGATCTTGCGAGGATATCGGAATAACTTCCGTCCTTCAAGATTCCGCTCCGAACCTTACAGCATCATGTCAATTATCGTAATTTGTGCCGACACAGACGAGGAAGCAGAATATCTTGCCGGCCCAGCGAGATTACAATGGGCCCGCTGGAACTCCGGACAATTTCAATATGCCCCACCGACCCTTGAAGAGGCTGCGAATCATGTATTCTCCGTAGAAGAACGTATTGCTGATGAACATGGCAAAGAACGTTTTGTCATCGGGAAACCAGAAACAGTAAAAGCACGCCTTCAGGAATTGGCAGAGAAAGCTTTTCTTGATGAAATCATGATTTTGAACATGATTCCGGACGAGCAGGCGCGACATCGTTCACTGGAACTGCTGGCAAAAGAGTTCGGTTTATAG
- a CDS encoding MFS transporter translates to MPPQAASQENTKTKRKWWALIAVCFGLFMALLDVTIVNVALPAIQSDLNTDFSSLEWVISAYTLIFAVALVTASRLGDIYGRKTIFIIGLGIFTIGSLLCALSAHFTYGSLSHIQTLNVSRGVQGLGASAMMPLSLAIISDTFTGKQRGLAFGIWGGISGFATAIGPLVGGYLVDYVNWQSIFFLNIPIGIIGILLSIWAINQSRDESAHRHIDMTGLILFTGFMFCLIFGLIRVNQANLSWTSTQILGLLGGAVVLLIIFILVELRMENPMIDPRLFKIPSFTGAAIAGFTLSAGMYALLFYLSLYLQNSLGFEASEAGFRLVIFSAISFLLSPVAGILMSKGQPKWLVFISLAFLAVGVWTMSGISPGDKPGDWLVLVPGFILAGIGNGLINPPISNLAVGTVEPRRSGMASGVNSVCRQIGIAFGTAFFGAILANRYTAIVKEKINGLHVRGLSDTIKEKMTHGISEAGPIAGSTGLKGNGASSGAADGFTHSPLFPKIQEISHGAFISGTSDIIKIAAIILAIGAVASLFLIRKKDMKH, encoded by the coding sequence ATGCCACCACAAGCTGCATCTCAGGAAAACACAAAAACGAAACGCAAATGGTGGGCGCTTATTGCTGTCTGCTTCGGACTATTCATGGCATTGCTTGACGTAACGATTGTCAATGTCGCACTCCCTGCCATCCAGTCCGATTTGAACACTGATTTCTCAAGTTTGGAATGGGTGATCAGTGCCTATACACTTATCTTTGCCGTTGCACTTGTGACCGCAAGCCGCCTTGGTGATATATACGGACGGAAAACGATATTCATAATTGGGCTCGGCATCTTCACAATCGGTTCATTGCTTTGTGCCCTTTCCGCCCACTTCACATATGGGTCACTCTCTCACATCCAAACATTGAATGTTTCGCGCGGTGTACAAGGTCTTGGCGCTTCTGCCATGATGCCACTTTCCCTCGCCATCATTTCTGACACATTTACTGGGAAACAGCGTGGACTTGCTTTTGGAATCTGGGGAGGCATCAGTGGGTTTGCCACAGCAATCGGCCCGCTCGTTGGCGGTTATCTTGTCGATTACGTCAACTGGCAGTCGATTTTCTTTCTCAATATACCAATTGGCATTATCGGTATTCTTCTCTCTATTTGGGCAATTAACCAATCAAGAGATGAGTCTGCTCACCGCCACATTGATATGACAGGACTTATTCTGTTCACTGGATTCATGTTCTGTCTAATCTTTGGACTAATTCGGGTAAACCAAGCGAACCTCAGCTGGACTTCAACGCAAATTCTCGGTTTGCTTGGTGGAGCAGTAGTCTTGCTTATCATTTTCATTCTTGTTGAATTACGCATGGAAAATCCGATGATAGATCCGCGCCTGTTCAAGATTCCTAGTTTTACAGGTGCTGCGATTGCGGGATTCACCCTTTCAGCCGGTATGTATGCTCTGCTTTTCTATTTGTCCTTATACTTGCAGAATTCACTTGGATTCGAAGCATCAGAAGCCGGGTTCAGACTTGTCATTTTCTCGGCAATTTCCTTCCTTCTAAGTCCTGTCGCGGGCATTCTTATGTCAAAAGGACAACCAAAATGGCTCGTATTCATATCCCTAGCTTTTCTCGCGGTCGGCGTCTGGACGATGTCCGGCATATCCCCAGGGGACAAGCCTGGTGACTGGCTCGTACTCGTACCCGGCTTTATCCTTGCAGGGATTGGGAATGGACTCATCAACCCGCCAATTTCCAATTTGGCAGTCGGCACCGTTGAACCACGCCGCTCCGGTATGGCATCCGGCGTGAACAGCGTATGTCGCCAAATCGGTATCGCGTTCGGTACCGCATTCTTTGGTGCCATTCTTGCAAATCGCTACACTGCCATTGTTAAAGAGAAAATCAATGGGCTGCATGTCCGCGGGCTTTCAGATACGATTAAGGAAAAAATGACGCACGGCATCAGTGAAGCTGGACCGATTGCAGGTAGTACCGGTCTAAAAGGAAACGGTGCTTCATCAGGTGCTGCAGACGGCTTTACACATAGTCCGCTCTTCCCGAAAATCCAGGAGATTTCCCACGGAGCTTTCATTAGCGGAACATCTGATATTATTAAGATTGCCGCAATTATTTTGGCAATTGGAGCAGTTGCTTCACTGTTCCTAATTCGAAAAAAAGATATGAAACATTAA
- a CDS encoding DEAD/DEAH box helicase — MNKRVSQKEIIERCGEVSYKAGAALVQRGKVDVEPDSSADSCEVTVRTNHATFHVKLEQGPGGQIEVECDCPKLASVTTDCQHIAAALIACKARSNSTSADIRSVFSQKETSYQSARQQTRFEDRAVLDLAFTVHVQPGNLLGVRLWLGEEKVLIANIPEFLRSVQEASGYSVYNPSEHCFDSKTYRVLEQLTEMVRTELEEKQQIITIQPAYWQSIAPLLAEAPGASFKLGKGTPPIQFQFKEEAGENALVVTGMEDLIHLVPYAALLQEDTVYQLSTLQSEQLKSLRRHVRTIIPEAELKSFTKEIVPQLRLLGNVNVSPAISAKLREAKLIAKLFLDRVNGRLLASLEFHYGPIVINPLQQERQEIFQDIEMENEILQLLKESKFTETESGFYIHNEDLEYDFLYNRLPLIEKYVRVHATTAVRERVLSGPFKPRLEVHIKKERTDWLEFTFDMDAVPQSEIKNLLQALEEKRKYYRLRSGALLSLETDEFNRLTDFLNGLTVQPAEFEEGYKVPIGRGLGLIDGSDLFELQESFRQFLEQLRSPDELDIPIPNELDATLRSYQITGYKWMKTLAEKGFGGVLADDMGLGKTIQSIAFIISDLPAIRERKEPVLIVCPSSLIYNWHSELSKFAKSVQAIIMDGKPAERVRKQKESLQADVLITSYPILLQDEKWYRGQQFHTIFFDEAQVCKNPATRTARIAAKLKAAHRFGLTGTPIENALEELWSIFHIVFPELFGSVKDFSKLSRKQIARRVKPFLLRRTKADVLQELPAKTETIERAELLPEQKKLYGAYLAKLRHDEFKHLDKETFRKNRIRILSGITRLRQICCHPALFVDGYNGSSAKFEQLFEILEEAQQAGRRVLIFSQFTSMLSMISQELALRGMEFFYLDGTTPASERLELCRRFNEGERGFFLISLKAGGTGLNLTGADTVILYDTWWNPAVEAQATDRAHRMGQQKKVHVIKLIAKGTIEEKMNELQDRKRELIGEILDKEEEGTNQRLTDEDIEWLIGP; from the coding sequence GTGAACAAACGAGTCAGTCAAAAAGAAATCATCGAGCGTTGCGGGGAAGTATCTTATAAAGCAGGAGCGGCACTCGTCCAACGTGGCAAGGTAGACGTGGAGCCTGATAGCTCAGCGGATTCATGCGAGGTGACAGTCCGTACCAATCATGCCACTTTCCATGTAAAGCTTGAACAGGGGCCTGGTGGGCAAATCGAAGTTGAATGCGACTGTCCCAAGCTCGCATCTGTTACAACCGACTGTCAGCATATTGCTGCAGCCCTCATTGCCTGCAAGGCACGTTCGAATTCTACGAGTGCGGACATTCGCTCGGTTTTCTCTCAAAAGGAAACCTCCTATCAATCCGCACGCCAGCAAACACGCTTTGAAGACAGGGCAGTACTTGATCTAGCTTTCACAGTTCATGTGCAACCGGGAAACCTGTTGGGCGTTCGGCTTTGGCTTGGTGAGGAGAAAGTTCTTATTGCAAATATTCCAGAATTCCTCAGGTCTGTCCAAGAAGCAAGTGGTTATTCGGTGTACAATCCTTCCGAACATTGCTTTGATTCTAAAACATATCGAGTTCTGGAACAGCTAACGGAAATGGTGAGAACTGAACTGGAGGAGAAGCAGCAAATTATCACAATTCAGCCTGCATACTGGCAGAGCATCGCACCTTTACTTGCAGAAGCGCCGGGTGCATCTTTTAAATTGGGAAAAGGAACACCCCCAATCCAATTCCAATTCAAAGAGGAAGCAGGAGAAAATGCACTCGTCGTCACTGGAATGGAAGACTTAATCCACCTAGTGCCATATGCTGCATTACTGCAAGAGGATACAGTCTACCAGCTAAGCACGCTGCAGTCTGAGCAGTTGAAAAGCTTAAGAAGACATGTGCGAACTATCATTCCAGAGGCCGAGCTCAAATCGTTTACAAAAGAGATTGTTCCCCAGCTTCGACTACTCGGTAATGTTAATGTGTCTCCTGCAATCTCAGCGAAACTGCGTGAAGCCAAGTTGATCGCAAAGCTGTTCCTCGACAGGGTTAACGGCCGCCTGCTTGCAAGCCTTGAATTCCATTACGGTCCGATTGTCATCAATCCGCTACAACAGGAGAGGCAGGAGATTTTTCAAGATATCGAAATGGAGAACGAAATCCTCCAATTGTTGAAGGAAAGCAAATTCACTGAAACGGAGAGCGGTTTCTACATACATAATGAGGACTTGGAGTATGACTTCCTGTACAATCGGCTTCCGCTGATTGAAAAATATGTACGTGTCCATGCGACAACTGCTGTGCGTGAACGTGTCCTTTCCGGCCCGTTCAAACCAAGGCTGGAAGTTCATATTAAGAAGGAACGGACAGACTGGCTTGAGTTCACTTTCGATATGGATGCAGTTCCCCAAAGCGAAATTAAAAACTTGCTGCAAGCACTTGAAGAGAAACGCAAGTACTATCGCTTGAGGAGCGGGGCTCTGCTCTCCTTGGAAACGGATGAATTCAACCGGCTCACAGACTTTTTGAACGGACTCACCGTTCAGCCGGCAGAATTCGAGGAAGGGTACAAAGTGCCAATCGGGCGCGGACTTGGCCTAATTGATGGCTCAGATTTGTTCGAGCTTCAAGAGTCATTCAGACAGTTCCTTGAACAACTGCGTTCCCCGGACGAATTGGACATCCCAATTCCAAATGAACTTGATGCCACTCTGCGAAGCTATCAGATCACAGGATACAAGTGGATGAAGACACTTGCTGAGAAAGGGTTTGGCGGAGTGCTCGCTGATGACATGGGACTCGGGAAGACGATTCAGTCCATTGCATTCATTATTTCGGACCTACCTGCAATCCGTGAAAGGAAGGAACCCGTTCTTATCGTTTGTCCTTCATCACTTATATACAATTGGCACAGCGAATTGTCGAAGTTTGCAAAAAGTGTACAAGCAATCATTATGGATGGTAAGCCGGCGGAGCGAGTCCGCAAGCAGAAAGAATCCCTTCAGGCAGATGTGCTGATCACATCCTATCCGATCCTTCTTCAAGATGAAAAATGGTATCGGGGCCAGCAGTTCCACACGATTTTCTTCGATGAGGCCCAAGTTTGCAAAAATCCTGCAACCCGTACAGCGCGTATTGCCGCGAAGCTTAAGGCGGCGCATCGTTTTGGCCTTACTGGTACGCCAATCGAGAACGCATTGGAAGAGCTATGGTCGATCTTTCATATTGTTTTCCCTGAGCTATTCGGCAGTGTGAAAGACTTCAGCAAATTGTCGCGCAAACAGATCGCCCGCCGTGTCAAACCTTTCCTGCTACGCCGGACAAAGGCTGATGTCCTGCAAGAGCTGCCTGCTAAAACAGAAACAATCGAGCGCGCCGAACTGCTTCCTGAACAGAAGAAATTGTACGGAGCTTATCTGGCCAAACTGCGACATGATGAGTTCAAGCATCTCGACAAGGAAACATTCCGTAAAAACCGAATACGCATCCTCTCAGGGATTACTAGGTTAAGGCAAATTTGCTGCCACCCAGCTCTTTTTGTCGATGGTTACAACGGAAGCTCGGCAAAATTTGAACAACTGTTTGAAATTTTGGAGGAAGCACAACAGGCTGGCCGCCGTGTGCTCATCTTCTCTCAATTCACCTCTATGCTCAGCATGATTAGCCAGGAACTCGCACTGCGTGGGATGGAATTCTTCTATCTTGACGGAACGACACCGGCTTCAGAACGATTGGAGCTATGCAGGCGTTTCAACGAAGGAGAGCGTGGATTTTTCCTCATATCGCTCAAGGCAGGGGGCACAGGGCTGAACCTGACCGGAGCAGATACAGTCATTCTGTATGACACATGGTGGAATCCAGCAGTCGAAGCTCAGGCTACTGACCGTGCGCACCGTATGGGTCAACAGAAAAAGGTTCATGTAATCAAGCTTATTGCTAAAGGGACGATTGAAGAGAAAATGAATGAGCTCCAAGATAGGAAACGAGAATTGATTGGTGAGATCTTGGACAAGGAAGAAGAGGGAACGAACCAGAGGCTAACAGATGAAGATATCGAATGGCTGATTGGACCTTAA